A stretch of Patescibacteria group bacterium DNA encodes these proteins:
- a CDS encoding Mur ligase family protein: MVLTKYQRAIKFLESLNNIPGKNYLNYKVGKSKYDRSFYIDRMKYLLKLIGNPQDKSKYIHITGTAGKGSTTWAIHNVLKAAGYKVGSYYSPHTTTHIERIIVGNKYISPNTFANIVESLKKPITECALYSPYGTPSYYEVSLTIAFIHFANIKCDWVVLEALLGGKYDATNVIKDTKMAVITNIDYDHQDVLGPTLKHIASDKMEIIKNKSTFITTEQRPSLLKLFEKKCEKENAKYISLKYKEGDKNNIIAKEVGKILNIKDSIIEKSLLNIKLPCRFETIQEVPKIIIDGAHNRIKLRKTAEQIKGTKYKKLILLFSMTAGKNTEESIKEIVHLADHIIFTRALEIPGNRRTVPLGNFQDIIKKLKVKAKTNYFLDPWQALSYAISETGVHDCLLITGSMYLSGKLREKWIDEEYILRNRKSF, from the coding sequence ATGGTTTTAACAAAGTATCAAAGGGCAATCAAATTTCTAGAATCTTTAAATAATATACCTGGAAAAAACTACCTAAATTACAAAGTCGGAAAAAGTAAATATGATAGATCTTTTTATATTGATAGAATGAAGTATTTACTAAAATTGATAGGTAATCCTCAAGATAAATCAAAATATATACATATAACAGGAACAGCAGGAAAAGGTAGTACAACTTGGGCAATACACAACGTATTAAAAGCAGCTGGATATAAAGTTGGATCTTATTATTCTCCACATACAACAACGCACATAGAGCGTATAATAGTTGGAAATAAATATATATCCCCAAACACTTTTGCAAATATAGTAGAAAGTCTAAAAAAACCAATTACAGAATGCGCGTTATATAGTCCTTATGGTACACCCTCATACTACGAAGTTTCTCTTACAATAGCATTTATACATTTTGCAAACATTAAATGCGATTGGGTTGTTCTAGAAGCACTGTTGGGTGGAAAATATGATGCAACAAATGTTATAAAAGATACAAAAATGGCTGTTATTACAAATATAGATTATGATCATCAAGATGTTCTTGGTCCTACACTAAAACACATCGCAAGTGATAAAATGGAAATTATAAAAAATAAATCTACTTTCATAACAACAGAACAAAGACCTAGTCTATTGAAGCTCTTCGAAAAAAAATGTGAAAAAGAAAATGCAAAATATATAAGCCTAAAATATAAAGAGGGTGACAAAAACAATATTATAGCAAAAGAGGTTGGTAAAATATTAAATATAAAAGATTCTATAATAGAAAAAAGTTTATTAAACATAAAACTACCTTGTAGATTTGAAACAATACAAGAAGTTCCAAAAATAATAATAGACGGAGCTCACAACAGAATAAAACTTAGAAAAACTGCAGAACAAATAAAGGGTACAAAATACAAAAAGTTGATTTTGCTTTTCAGTATGACTGCTGGAAAAAATACAGAAGAATCAATAAAAGAAATAGTTCATCTTGCAGATCATATAATATTTACAAGAGCACTTGAAATTCCGGGAAATAGAAGAACCGTTCCACTTGGTAATTTTCAAGATATTATAAAAAAATTAAAGGTAAAAGCAAAGACAAATTATTTTCTAGATCCATGGCAAGCACTAAGTTATGCAATATCTGAAACAGGAGTACATGATTGTCTTCTCATAACTGGTTCTATGTACTTATCTGGAAAATTAAGAGAAAAATGGATTGATGAAGAATATATATTAAGAAATAGAAAAAGCTTTTAG
- the dprA gene encoding DNA-processing protein DprA has product MKSNFEEAHRKIILGLFLIPNLGFCRITKLYEEFGDWEKIWNLNYSDFKKINFPENLTNCFIQERDKINVEKTWNLYKNQNIKIITFFDNEYPYLLKQTYSPPLVIFARGNINLLQHKNFLSVVGTRRNTQYGKSVVQNFVRPVAEQNITIVSGLAIGIDSLAHIESLDTSGSTIAVLGTPIDKIYPNCNYNLAQKILKNGLIISEMPINTPFVKENFARRNRIIAGLSQATFVVEAGEKSGALITSEFAINENREILTVTGSIFDNYVKGNIRLIKQGAKIIEKVEDILEIYGKKTIMIKENIDFINFENEQQKIIYKILLNGPCHIDKIIEYSTLKANVVISNLTQMEISKLINNTGGQIYQIKK; this is encoded by the coding sequence ATGAAAAGCAATTTTGAAGAAGCGCATCGAAAAATAATTCTTGGCCTTTTTTTGATACCCAATTTAGGATTTTGTAGAATTACAAAATTATATGAAGAATTTGGGGATTGGGAAAAAATTTGGAATTTGAATTATTCAGATTTCAAAAAAATAAATTTCCCAGAAAATTTAACAAATTGTTTCATACAAGAACGAGATAAAATAAATGTAGAAAAAACATGGAATTTATACAAAAATCAAAATATAAAAATTATTACATTTTTTGATAATGAATATCCATATTTATTAAAACAAACATACTCTCCTCCACTTGTAATATTTGCAAGAGGAAATATAAATTTACTCCAACATAAAAACTTCTTAAGTGTAGTAGGTACAAGAAGAAATACTCAATATGGAAAATCTGTTGTGCAAAATTTTGTCCGTCCAGTTGCAGAACAAAACATTACAATAGTGTCAGGACTTGCAATTGGTATTGATTCACTTGCACATATTGAATCACTGGATACATCTGGATCTACGATTGCTGTTTTAGGCACACCAATAGATAAAATATATCCAAATTGCAATTACAATCTTGCGCAGAAAATACTCAAAAATGGACTTATAATATCTGAAATGCCTATAAACACTCCTTTTGTAAAAGAAAACTTTGCAAGAAGAAATAGGATAATTGCTGGATTATCTCAAGCTACTTTTGTAGTAGAGGCAGGAGAAAAATCTGGAGCTCTAATAACTTCTGAATTTGCTATAAATGAAAATAGAGAAATACTCACAGTTACTGGATCTATATTTGATAATTATGTAAAAGGAAACATAAGGCTTATAAAACAAGGTGCAAAAATAATAGAAAAAGTAGAGGATATATTGGAGATATACGGCAAAAAGACTATAATGATAAAGGAGAATATTGATTTTATAAATTTTGAAAATGAACAACAAAAAATAATCTACAAAATTCTTTTGAATGGTCCATGCCACATTGACAAAATCATAGAATATAGTACACTAAAGGCTAATGTCGTTATATCAAATTTGACTCAGATGGAGATTTCTAAATTAATTAATAACACTGGGGGGCAAATCTATCAAATAAAAAAATAA
- the pth gene encoding aminoacyl-tRNA hydrolase: MKLIIGLGNPGKQYENTKHNCGFLVVEKFATELETIFTENKKLKSQIAKIGDIIIAKPTTWMNESGDAVSLLKEYYKIDTKDIVIINDDLDIEMGKIKIGIFESSAGHNGIKSITGNLKSTEFARIRVGIKNETIKNIPSEDIVLQKFFDDEKQKVNIAIDNSIEALKLCLENKMTEAMNKYN, from the coding sequence ATGAAGCTAATAATAGGACTTGGAAATCCAGGTAAGCAATATGAAAACACAAAACACAATTGTGGATTTCTTGTTGTAGAAAAATTTGCAACTGAACTTGAGACTATTTTTACAGAAAACAAAAAATTAAAATCTCAAATTGCAAAAATTGGAGATATAATTATTGCCAAACCAACTACTTGGATGAATGAAAGTGGAGATGCAGTAAGTTTGTTAAAAGAATATTACAAAATTGACACAAAAGATATTGTAATAATTAATGATGACTTGGATATAGAAATGGGGAAAATAAAAATTGGAATATTTGAATCCTCTGCTGGGCATAATGGAATAAAATCAATAACGGGAAATTTGAAGTCAACAGAATTTGCAAGAATTAGGGTTGGAATAAAAAATGAGACAATAAAAAATATTCCTAGCGAAGATATTGTCCTTCAAAAATTCTTTGATGATGAAAAACAAAAAGTAAATATCGCAATTGATAATTCTATAGAAGCATTGAAACTATGTTTAGAAAATAAAATGACAGAAGCTATGAACAAATACAATTAA
- the der gene encoding ribosome biogenesis GTPase Der: protein MESTKNKELPMISIIGRANVGKSTLFNLLVKKKALTSRVPGTTRDANYQETEWLGKKFIAIDTGGIEENMFEKEDKIQDEMDLKIIQKVKDAISKSQLVLFLVDSKTGIMPQDKQFANYLKKNKLKYLLVANKCGNNKERQQADEFYELGLGEPIKISAINGSGVGDLLDIVVKNVKAKRPTKKEKEEDIIKIIFIGKTNVGKSSIINSILQEERVIVSSDEHTTRDPQFIPFSYKDSKFLLIDTAGIRKNKSKIRKNELEFKSVKQTERSIKETDVVLLVTDSSKNLSVGDLKFAELVKENKKGLIIIANKWDLIEEKNLQTYNEYVKYYYQAMPFLQWAQILPVSAKEKIRTTKILDEAIRIYNESKRKFTDDELDWLRKKIIKIHPPTIGRGAIKPRLYKIKQVAISPLTFEIMIGAKSSLHESYLRFIEKKIREEYGLKGIQVVVYVKKLKNIT from the coding sequence ATGGAATCTACAAAAAACAAAGAATTACCTATGATTTCTATAATAGGACGTGCAAATGTAGGCAAGTCCACTCTTTTTAATTTACTTGTAAAAAAGAAAGCTCTTACAAGCAGAGTTCCTGGTACAACAAGAGATGCAAATTATCAAGAGACTGAATGGCTTGGAAAAAAATTCATAGCAATAGATACTGGTGGAATTGAAGAAAATATGTTTGAAAAAGAAGATAAAATACAAGATGAAATGGATTTAAAAATAATCCAAAAAGTAAAAGATGCAATATCAAAATCTCAATTAGTTTTGTTTCTTGTTGATTCAAAAACTGGGATTATGCCTCAAGACAAACAATTTGCAAATTATTTAAAAAAGAATAAATTAAAATATTTACTTGTTGCAAATAAATGTGGAAATAACAAAGAAAGACAACAAGCTGATGAATTTTATGAATTAGGACTTGGAGAACCAATAAAAATTTCTGCTATAAATGGTTCTGGCGTAGGAGACCTTCTTGATATAGTTGTAAAGAATGTAAAAGCTAAAAGACCAACAAAAAAAGAAAAAGAAGAAGATATTATAAAAATTATTTTTATAGGAAAAACAAATGTTGGCAAATCCTCTATTATCAATTCCATATTACAAGAAGAAAGAGTTATAGTATCAAGCGATGAACACACAACACGAGATCCACAATTTATTCCTTTTTCATACAAAGATTCAAAATTTTTACTTATAGATACTGCTGGTATTAGAAAAAACAAAAGTAAAATTAGAAAAAATGAATTAGAATTCAAATCAGTAAAACAAACTGAAAGATCTATAAAAGAAACAGATGTAGTACTTCTAGTGACTGATTCATCAAAAAATTTAAGCGTAGGAGATTTAAAATTTGCAGAACTTGTAAAAGAAAATAAAAAAGGACTTATAATAATTGCAAACAAATGGGACTTAATAGAAGAAAAAAATCTACAGACATACAATGAATATGTAAAATATTATTACCAAGCTATGCCATTCTTACAATGGGCTCAAATATTGCCAGTATCTGCAAAAGAAAAAATTAGAACTACAAAAATATTAGATGAAGCAATAAGAATTTATAATGAATCAAAAAGAAAATTTACAGATGACGAATTAGACTGGTTAAGAAAAAAAATAATAAAAATTCATCCACCTACAATAGGACGTGGAGCTATAAAACCAAGATTATACAAGATAAAACAAGTAGCAATTTCTCCTCTAACATTTGAAATAATGATAGGAGCAAAATCTAGTTTACATGAATCATATTTACGATTTATAGAGAAAAAGATAAGAGAAGAATATGGATTAAAAGGTATTCAAGTAGTAGTCTATGTAAAAAAATTGAAAAATATTACATAA
- a CDS encoding LCP family protein: MDLLKNDGNITLQELDKKHKKSKFWLIFKNMLFLFLIVFLLCIFLLSNIAAYSKTEFATTIKKNPLINQISHLISSETKRLNGEKEGRTNVLILGMGGEGHDGPLLTDTIILLSYNYETKETALVSIPRDLVVKTNNNTYKKINNLYSIGEYSGNHGGLSYAKEMISKNIGIPIHYAVAIDFFGFEEIIDALGGIDVYVDNSFVDYMYPTKNHKYQTVKFEKGEQHLNGERALQYARSRHGTVTSGSGFEGSDFARSERQFKIIKALKDKVLSFSTLSNPQKVIKLFKILQNYIITDAESWEAMRFVETLRSMDKDNIYKKVLNDEPDNLLRNATSTYDGAFILIPKNNDYNLITSFFINIFNEEDGKKLEKEQSNIYILNGTKTIGLASTISNKLQKAGLEITKIDNSPNQEISTTVIYDLSKNKKPETLKTIQSTILGARSTALPDYLKDYKDDENLDFLILLGEDQISK, translated from the coding sequence ATGGATTTATTAAAAAATGATGGAAACATAACTCTTCAAGAATTAGACAAAAAACATAAAAAAAGCAAATTCTGGTTGATATTTAAAAATATGCTTTTTTTGTTTCTAATAGTTTTTTTGTTATGTATTTTTTTACTTTCAAATATAGCGGCATATTCCAAAACAGAATTTGCTACTACTATTAAAAAAAATCCTCTTATAAACCAAATATCACATCTCATATCATCTGAAACAAAAAGGTTAAATGGTGAAAAAGAAGGAAGAACAAATGTCTTAATACTTGGTATGGGTGGAGAAGGGCACGATGGACCACTTCTTACAGATACAATTATTCTTCTTAGTTATAATTATGAAACAAAAGAAACTGCACTTGTTTCTATCCCAAGAGATTTGGTTGTAAAAACAAATAATAATACATATAAAAAAATAAATAATCTATATAGTATTGGGGAATATTCTGGAAACCATGGGGGACTCTCTTATGCAAAAGAAATGATAAGTAAAAACATAGGCATACCAATACACTATGCTGTAGCGATAGATTTTTTCGGATTTGAAGAAATTATAGATGCTCTAGGTGGTATTGATGTATATGTAGATAATAGTTTTGTGGATTATATGTATCCAACAAAAAATCATAAATATCAAACTGTAAAATTTGAAAAAGGAGAACAACACCTAAATGGAGAACGAGCACTCCAATATGCAAGAAGTCGTCATGGAACAGTAACTAGTGGTAGTGGATTTGAAGGATCTGATTTTGCAAGATCAGAAAGACAATTCAAAATAATAAAAGCTTTAAAGGATAAAGTATTAAGTTTTTCTACATTATCTAATCCACAAAAAGTAATAAAACTTTTTAAAATATTACAAAATTATATAATAACAGATGCAGAAAGCTGGGAAGCTATGAGATTTGTAGAAACACTTAGATCTATGGATAAAGATAATATTTATAAAAAAGTATTAAATGATGAACCAGATAATCTTCTAAGAAACGCCACTTCTACCTATGACGGTGCGTTTATATTGATACCAAAAAATAATGATTACAATCTCATTACTTCATTTTTTATAAATATATTTAATGAAGAAGATGGGAAAAAATTAGAAAAAGAACAATCTAATATATATATATTAAATGGTACAAAAACTATTGGACTAGCATCAACCATATCTAATAAATTACAAAAAGCTGGACTAGAAATAACAAAAATAGATAATTCACCAAACCAAGAAATATCTACAACAGTAATATACGATTTGAGTAAAAACAAAAAACCTGAAACTTTAAAAACTATTCAATCTACAATACTCGGAGCAAGATCTACCGCTCTGCCAGATTATCTAAAAGATTATAAAGACGATGAAAACCTTGACTTTTTGATATTATTAGGCGAAGATCAAATATCAAAATAA
- a CDS encoding peptidoglycan DD-metalloendopeptidase family protein: MNKISKYKKYVLLIIIILLISSIFIYFQKNNSSNKINKEIAQKVKENPYIETSIKIEPECTYGELMTQANICSATSTIIFEAAKNLYDLSKIRVGREIKLMHDKNTNELKELIYQIDTEEELRVYLQKDGSWNAEKKPINYEVKIKTSEGTIESSLYETGLKLNLDEVAIIELADVFQWTIDFAMNIQKGDYFKFIYEERYLNGNYIMPGKILAAKFINSGREYSGYYFKNSSEIEGHYDKDGNSLQKIFLKAPVSYKYISSPFTTGSRYIEAFNVSTKHRAIDYAAPYGTPIKAVGDGTIMMASWNGAYGNFVSIRHNSTYTTHYGHLSKFAVKSGEHVTQGQTIGYVGSTGFSTGPHIHYEMLKNGSLINPQTEDFPNTGSIEETDKENFQKIIEEYKNKL; this comes from the coding sequence ATGAACAAAATATCAAAATATAAAAAATATGTATTATTAATAATTATTATATTATTAATTTCTTCTATATTTATTTATTTTCAAAAAAATAATTCATCAAATAAAATTAATAAAGAAATAGCTCAAAAAGTAAAAGAAAATCCATATATAGAAACATCTATAAAAATAGAGCCAGAATGTACCTATGGAGAACTCATGACACAAGCTAATATTTGTAGTGCTACATCAACCATAATTTTTGAAGCAGCAAAAAATTTATATGATCTTTCAAAAATAAGAGTTGGAAGAGAAATAAAATTAATGCATGATAAAAATACAAACGAACTAAAAGAATTAATATATCAAATAGATACTGAGGAAGAATTACGCGTATATCTTCAAAAAGATGGTTCTTGGAATGCAGAAAAAAAACCAATAAATTATGAGGTAAAAATAAAAACATCTGAGGGCACAATAGAATCTTCTCTTTATGAAACAGGACTAAAATTAAATTTGGACGAAGTTGCTATCATAGAACTTGCCGATGTCTTTCAATGGACAATTGATTTTGCAATGAATATACAAAAAGGAGATTATTTTAAATTTATTTATGAAGAAAGATATCTAAATGGCAATTATATAATGCCTGGAAAAATATTAGCTGCAAAATTTATAAATAGTGGTAGAGAATACAGTGGATATTATTTCAAAAATTCTAGTGAAATTGAGGGGCACTATGATAAAGATGGAAATAGTTTACAAAAAATATTTTTAAAGGCTCCTGTATCTTACAAATATATTTCATCTCCATTTACAACTGGATCAAGATATATAGAAGCTTTCAATGTTTCTACAAAACATCGTGCAATAGATTATGCTGCACCATATGGTACACCTATAAAAGCAGTTGGTGATGGCACTATAATGATGGCATCTTGGAACGGTGCTTATGGAAATTTTGTAAGTATAAGGCATAACAGCACTTACACTACACACTATGGACACTTATCAAAATTTGCCGTCAAATCTGGAGAGCATGTAACTCAGGGACAAACCATAGGATACGTTGGTTCAACTGGATTTTCTACTGGCCCACATATTCATTATGAAATGTTAAAAAATGGATCTCTTATAAATCCACAAACAGAAGATTTTCCAAATACTGGATCCATAGAAGAAACAGATAAAGAAAATTTTCAAAAAATTATAGAAGAATATAAAAATAAATTATAA
- the rpmB gene encoding 50S ribosomal protein L28 has protein sequence MSRVCEKCGKGTTSGSLRSHSNIRTRRLVGANLQSKKIDGEKIKICTKCIKTLAKK, from the coding sequence ATGTCAAGAGTTTGTGAAAAATGCGGAAAAGGAACAACTTCTGGATCTCTTAGAAGTCATTCAAACATTAGAACAAGAAGATTAGTAGGGGCAAATCTTCAATCAAAAAAAATTGATGGAGAAAAAATAAAAATTTGTACAAAATGCATAAAGACTTTGGCAAAAAAATAA
- a CDS encoding site-2 protease family protein has product MILDLLFEQPMVFVAWLIAIVFSISIHEFAHAYAANSQGDPTAKLLGRLTLNPLSHIDPMGFFALLLVGFGWGKPVPVNPINFRNKKWGDVIVSFAGPLSNFVMILTFGIILKLTYLYTNLGQDNLMIQFLFFIVMINIVLGIFNLIPIPPLDGSHILFSILPSNFNEFKYQLAKNGPMLLLVLILADNFLNIGIFSSLFNYIFNLVGRLIF; this is encoded by the coding sequence ATGATACTTGATTTATTATTTGAACAACCTATGGTTTTTGTAGCATGGCTTATAGCTATAGTTTTTAGTATTAGTATACATGAATTTGCTCATGCATATGCGGCAAATAGCCAAGGAGATCCAACAGCAAAATTACTCGGGAGACTTACTTTGAATCCTTTGTCTCATATAGATCCAATGGGTTTTTTTGCATTACTTTTGGTAGGATTTGGTTGGGGAAAACCAGTTCCAGTAAATCCCATAAATTTTAGGAATAAAAAATGGGGAGATGTAATAGTGTCTTTTGCTGGGCCACTTTCAAACTTTGTCATGATTTTGACATTTGGTATTATTTTAAAATTGACATATCTGTATACGAATTTAGGACAAGATAATTTGATGATACAATTTTTATTTTTTATTGTAATGATAAATATTGTTTTGGGAATTTTTAATCTTATTCCAATTCCACCGCTTGATGGTTCTCATATATTATTTAGTATTTTGCCATCTAACTTCAATGAATTTAAATATCAACTTGCAAAAAATGGACCGATGCTTCTTTTGGTATTAATTTTGGCAGATAATTTTTTAAATATAGGAATATTTTCTAGTCTATTTAATTATATATTTAATTTGGTTGGAAGATTGATATTTTAG
- a CDS encoding DUF1566 domain-containing protein, whose translation MKTKNILKNISFAVLVILITFSITKAGDLFPSGTSILPTFYTLGDIYDKLTDNTTSADEGDHDLTSSATPASTFHTLKDIYEAIPTIDADKMLTTADYMGVQGTIVSIGAVTITPSTTAQTIIAGYHNGSGTVSGDTDLISSNILSGVNIFGVSGSAVSGADLSNMFNGSLTPYEGSGDHPGGATSTGGVDDYNNSDNPPADRYEVEWIQCTLGNNYCGTGDNFAQAKDNNTNLIWALPCAGAGCSSNSTTTQNYYTWDGSDGWDVSNNGMTAQQLCSSLGSGWYLPHQKQLMQAYIDGSYGNLEFPGTYDYYWSATTVSDAPGIAWIVLLSNGYTTNYVKFVTYRVRCVRLAN comes from the coding sequence ATGAAAACAAAAAACATCTTAAAAAACATTTCATTTGCAGTACTAGTAATACTTATTACATTTAGTATTACAAAGGCAGGAGATCTATTTCCGAGTGGTACAAGTATATTACCAACATTCTATACACTAGGAGATATATACGACAAATTAACAGACAATACAACATCCGCAGATGAAGGAGATCATGATCTTACATCATCAGCCACACCAGCATCTACATTTCATACACTAAAAGATATATATGAAGCAATACCAACTATTGATGCAGATAAAATGCTTACAACAGCTGACTATATGGGTGTACAAGGAACAATAGTAAGTATAGGTGCAGTAACAATAACACCAAGTACAACAGCTCAAACAATCATAGCTGGATATCATAATGGAAGTGGAACTGTTTCTGGTGACACAGATCTAATATCATCAAATATCCTATCAGGAGTAAATATATTTGGAGTAAGTGGTTCTGCTGTATCAGGTGCTGATTTATCAAATATGTTCAATGGTAGTCTTACTCCATATGAGGGTAGCGGAGATCATCCAGGTGGAGCAACATCAACAGGTGGAGTAGATGATTATAATAATAGTGATAATCCACCAGCAGATAGGTATGAGGTAGAGTGGATACAGTGTACACTAGGTAATAATTATTGTGGTACAGGAGATAACTTTGCACAAGCAAAGGACAATAATACCAACCTTATATGGGCACTTCCATGTGCAGGGGCAGGGTGTTCATCAAACAGCACTACAACACAAAATTATTATACTTGGGATGGTAGCGATGGTTGGGATGTAAGTAATAATGGAATGACAGCTCAACAATTATGTTCAAGTTTGGGATCAGGCTGGTATCTTCCTCATCAGAAACAGCTTATGCAAGCATACATAGATGGTTCTTATGGTAATCTTGAATTTCCCGGTACCTATGACTATTACTGGTCTGCTACTACGGTATCAGATGCTCCTGGTATTGCGTGGATCGTCCTTTTGTCTAACGGGTACACGACCAACTACGTTAAGTTTGTGACCTACAGAGTCCGTTGTGTTCGTTTGGCAAACTAG
- a CDS encoding four helix bundle protein — protein sequence MAQYDHLQIFRSSYKLTLEIYKASHNFPREYKYTLGQKLKDFSSDFINLIILANSQKEKSKTLEDARLKLEQLKIHIRLSSDLKILGINRFELFAVSIEEISKQLSGWYDWSSQHTMEQK from the coding sequence ATGGCTCAATATGATCATTTACAGATTTTTAGATCTTCATACAAATTAACTCTTGAAATTTATAAAGCATCACACAATTTTCCAAGAGAATACAAGTATACATTAGGTCAAAAGTTAAAAGATTTTTCATCAGATTTTATAAATTTAATAATTCTAGCAAATTCTCAGAAAGAAAAATCCAAGACCCTAGAAGATGCAAGATTAAAATTAGAACAATTAAAAATTCACATTAGGCTATCATCTGATTTAAAAATTTTAGGAATAAATAGGTTTGAGTTGTTTGCTGTATCTATTGAAGAAATATCAAAACAACTTTCTGGTTGGTATGATTGGTCATCTCAGCACACAATGGAACAAAAATAA
- a CDS encoding reverse transcriptase/maturase family protein, translated as MLVNNKNELKQLFTFRNIYKAYLDCRKNKINTKNAIKFEINLESEILKLKNELNNQKYTPSRFICFVIKEPMLREIFASDFRDRVIHHLLYNFLEPIFEKKFIFHSYSNRKEKGAHKSIKYLNKFIRQITRNYKNEAFFIHLDIKGFFMNINKKILFEIISKNLKNEKILWLTKQIIFCDPLQNFHKKGDKGLFQLIPKHKSLFYLPNTQGLPIGNLTSQFFANVYLNELDQFVKHKLKAKYYMRYVDDFVILSKDKNELIYCRNEISQFLKYKLALELNPKKQILQSTNNGINWLGYIIKNDYILSRRRVVNNLKRKLNNFNKILEEFGYKQNSQMELYNFKKYPDIKTINKILATINSYYGHFRHANTYNLRKNLYENRFLYIKNYIENKDTNFYSFKIKKDFLKNIKRAKKKR; from the coding sequence ATGCTAGTCAATAATAAAAATGAATTGAAACAATTATTCACCTTTCGGAATATTTATAAAGCATATCTTGATTGTCGTAAAAACAAAATAAATACAAAAAATGCAATAAAATTTGAAATAAATTTAGAGTCAGAGATTTTAAAACTAAAAAATGAATTAAATAATCAAAAATATACACCAAGTAGATTTATATGTTTTGTAATAAAAGAGCCAATGCTTAGAGAAATTTTTGCCTCTGATTTTAGAGATAGAGTAATTCATCATTTGTTATATAATTTTCTTGAACCAATTTTTGAAAAAAAATTTATATTTCATTCATATTCAAATAGAAAAGAAAAAGGTGCTCACAAATCTATAAAATACCTAAACAAATTTATAAGGCAAATTACAAGAAATTATAAGAACGAAGCTTTTTTCATTCATTTAGATATAAAAGGATTTTTTATGAACATAAACAAAAAAATACTATTTGAAATTATTTCAAAAAATTTAAAAAATGAAAAAATTTTATGGCTTACAAAACAAATAATATTCTGCGATCCACTTCAAAACTTTCACAAAAAAGGAGATAAAGGTTTATTTCAACTAATTCCAAAACACAAATCACTTTTTTATCTACCAAATACTCAAGGACTTCCAATAGGCAATTTGACATCTCAATTTTTTGCAAATGTTTATCTAAACGAACTGGACCAATTCGTAAAACACAAATTAAAAGCAAAATATTATATGCGGTATGTTGATGATTTTGTTATTTTATCTAAAGATAAAAATGAACTTATTTATTGTAGAAATGAAATATCACAATTTTTAAAATACAAATTGGCCTTAGAGCTTAATCCCAAAAAACAAATTTTACAAAGTACAAATAATGGAATAAATTGGCTTGGTTATATAATAAAAAATGATTATATTTTATCAAGGCGTAGAGTTGTAAATAACTTAAAAAGAAAATTAAATAATTTCAATAAAATTTTAGAAGAATTTGGATATAAACAAAATTCTCAAATGGAATTATACAATTTCAAAAAATATCCAGATATAAAAACAATAAATAAAATACTTGCAACAATAAATTCATATTATGGACATTTTAGACATGCAAATACATATAATCTTAGAAAAAATCTATACGAAAACAGATTTTTGTATATAAAAAATTATATAGAAAATAAGGATACCAATTTTTATTCTTTTAAAATAAAAAAGGATTTTTTAAAAAATATAAAAAGAGCCAAGAAAAAAAGATAA